The following proteins come from a genomic window of Pseudochaenichthys georgianus chromosome 19, fPseGeo1.2, whole genome shotgun sequence:
- the LOC117464537 gene encoding LOW QUALITY PROTEIN: voltage-dependent anion-selective channel protein 2-like (The sequence of the model RefSeq protein was modified relative to this genomic sequence to represent the inferred CDS: deleted 3 bases in 3 codons) — translation MAVPPTYADLGKSAKDIFNKGYGFGLVKLDVKTKSTSGVEFKTSGSSNVDTSKVTGTLETKYKWAEYGLTFTEKWTTENTLGTEICVEDQITKGLKLTFDTTFSPNTGKKSGKVKTAYKGEYVNVGVDVDLDFAGPTIHGSGVAGYEGWLAGYQMTFDSAKSKMTQSNFSVGYKTGDFQLHTNVNDGSEFGGSIFQKVNDNLETAVNLAWKAGSNGTRFGIAAKYQLDSSSSISAKVNNASLVGIGYTQTLRPGMKLILSALVDGKSINACGHKVGLGLELEA, via the exons ATGGCAGTTCCTCCAACATATGCAGATCTTGGAAAATCAGCAAAGGACATTTTCAATAAGGGATATG GTTTTGGACTGGTTAAGCTTGATGTGAAGACAAAGTCTACAAGTGGAGTG GAGTTCAAAACGTCCGGCTCATCCAATGTAGACACCAGCAAGGTCACCGGAACCCTGGAAACCAAGTACAAGTGGGCTGAGTACGGGCTGACGTTCACAGAGAAGTGGACCACAGAAAACACACTTGGCACTGAGATCTGTGTTGAGGATCAG ATCACCAAAGGACTGAAACTCACTTTTGACACTACATTTTCACCAAATACTGG CAAGAAGAGCGGCAAGGTCAAGACGGCTTAC AAAGGGGAATACGTTAATGTTGGTGTTGATGTGGATCTGGATTTCGCTGGACCTACCATCCATGGATCTGGAGTGGCCGGCTACgagggctggctggctggctaccAGATGACCTTTGACTCAGCCAAATCAAAGATGACCCAGAGTAACTTTTCTGTTGGTTACAAGACCGGAGACTTCCAGCTCCACACCAATGT AAATGATGGTTCAGAG TTTGGTGGATCCATTTTCCAGAAGGTTAACGACAACTTGGAGACTGCTGTGAATCTCGCCTGGAAAGCAGGAAGCAACGGCACTCGCTTTGGAATTGCTGCAAAATACCAGTTAGACTCCAGTTCCTCCATATCT GCTAAGGTGAATAATGCCAGTTTGGTGGGAATTGGATACACTCAGACCCTTCGGCCTG GTATGAAACTGATCCTCTCGGCACTCGTGGATGGGAAGAGCATCAATGCT TGTGGTCACAAAGTTGGTCTGGGCCTGGAGCTGGAGGCATGA
- the LOC117464522 gene encoding LOW QUALITY PROTEIN: sphingomyelin synthase-related protein 1-like (The sequence of the model RefSeq protein was modified relative to this genomic sequence to represent the inferred CDS: deleted 1 base in 1 codon), with translation MFLCLRTASTASTRLKIEIQQQSQEIPVGVDCSLLDQFLQSSLERELMVDHEVPLQAGPDCLFNPTCPLPDSLFERSHGHIIDLHSASLQSEEAMNQLSVRRWTPKHVAKWLKEEGFCDYVDLLCNKHRLDGTSLLALSEYDLRSPPLELKVLGDIKRLMVSIRKLQKQNIEVLEELGLPFDGHSPTGSGGSLDWLCNGDPTRDCDSTDTAPVGEEYHQYTNGKYKQQPRRLDPEYWKTALSSIYVVFVFGFTSFVMVIVHERVPDMRTYPPLPDIFLDSVPRIPWAFAMAEACGVILCNIWLLVLLLHKHRSILLRRMCSLMGTVFMLRCVTMFVTSLSVPGQHLQCSGKMYGDTWAKLQRAVAIWSGFGMTLTGVHTCGDYMFSGHTVVITLLNFFVTEYTPRSWNFIHTLSWVLNLFGIFFILAAHEHYSIDVFIAFYITTRLFLYYHTLANTRAYQQSRRARIWFPMFSFFECNVNGPVPNEYCWPFTRPTVIRKFIGK, from the exons ATGTTCCTGTGCCTCCGAACAGCCTCCACAGCCTCCACCAGGCTGA AG ATCGAGATCCAACAGCAAAGCCAGGAAATTCCTGTTGGGGTAGATTGCTCTCTTTTGGATCAATTTCTGCAAAGCTCGCTTGAGCGGGAGTTGATGGTAGATCATGAG GTCCCTTTGCAGGCTGGGCCCGACTGTCTCTTTAAT CCAACTTGTCCTCTGCCTGATAGCTTATTTGAAAGGAGCCATGGTCACATTATAGACTTACATTCTGCAAG CCTTCAGAGTGAGGAGGCAATGAACCAACTGAGTGTCCGTCGCTGGACGCCAAAACACGTCGCCAAGTGGCTGAAAGAAGAGGGATTCTGTGACTATGTGGACCTGCTGTGCAACAAGCACCGGCTGGACGGCACCAGTCTGCTCGCCCTCAGCGAGTACGACCTCCGCTCACCACCTCTGGAGCTCAAAGTGCTGGGGGACATCAAGCGGCTGATGGTGTCCATACGCAAACTACAGAAACAGAATATTGAAGTGTTGGAGGAGCTGGGTCTTCCCTTTGATGGCCACTCTCCCACAGGGTCTGGAGGTAGTTTGGACTGGCTCTGTAACGGGGATCCAACCAGAGACTGTGACAGCACTGACACAgcaccagtgggagaggagtATCACCAGTACACTAATGGAAAGTACAAGCAGCAGCCAAGGCGCCTGGATCCTGAGTACTGGAAGACGGCGCTAAGCTCCATTTATGTGGTGTTCGTGTTTGGGTTCACATCCTTTGTCATGGTTATAGTACATGAGAGGGTGCCTGACATGCGCACATACCCTCCACTGCCAGATATTTTCCTAGACAG TGTGCCTAGAATACCTTGGGCCTTTGCCATGGCTGAAGCATGCGGGGTGATCCTGTGTAATATCTGGTTGCTGGTTCTGCTGCTCCATAAACACAG GTCCATCCTCTTGCGGCGCATGTGCAGCCTCATGGGAACAGTGTTCATGCTGCGTTGCGTCACCATGTTTGTCACCTCCCTGTCTGTGCCAGGGCAGCACCTGCAATGCTCAGGAAAG ATGTATGGTGACACGTGGGCCAAACTGCAGCGAGCTGTGGCAATCTGGAGCGGATTTGGGATGACCCTGACAGGCGTGCATACATGTGGTGACTACATGTTCAGCGGGCACACTGTGGTCATCACTCTGCTCAACTTCTTTGTCACAGAGT ACACTCCCCGAAGCTGGAACTTTATTCATACACTGTCATGGGTCTTAAATCTCTTTGGCATCTTCTTCATCTTGGCTGCACACGAACACTACTCCATCGACGTGTTCATAGCGTTCTACATCACGACCAGACTCTTCCTGTACTACCACACTCTGGCCAACACCCGGGCCTACCAGCAGAGTCGAAGAGCTCGCATCTGGTTCCCCATGTTCTCCTTCTTTGAGTGCAACGTCAACGGGCCCGTCCCCAACGAGTACTGTTGGCCCTTCACTAGACCTACTGTGATTCGGAAGTTTATTGGAAAATGA
- the LOC117464521 gene encoding dual specificity protein phosphatase 13A-like, translating to MQSTLSNVPESNAVSPATPSVKDLVKVLFGGKRFGNHVDEVWPNLFIGDMSVANDRYSLWKLGITHVLNAAHGKMHCQGSHDFYGSSVEYYGVPADDSPSFDLSHYLFPSAEYIQSALDTAGARVFVHCAVGVSRSASLVLAYLMIHQNYTLLEAINKVKEHRWIFPNTGFLKQLRALDMKTRKSS from the exons ATGCAGTCAACTCTGAGCAATGTTCCGGAAAGTAATGCCGTTTCCCCTGCTACTCCATCTGTGAAAGACTTGGTGAAGGTTTTATTTGGAGGAAAAAGGTTTGGCAATCATGTGGATGAAGTTTGGCCTAACCTGTTCATTGGTGATAT GTCAGTGGCCAATGATCGCTACAGTCTGTGGAAGCTGGGAATCACTCATGTTCTGAATGCAGCTCATGGGAAGATGCACTGTCAGGGGAGTCATGACTTCTATGGCTCCTCTGTTGAATATTATGGAGTGCCTGCAGATGACTCACCATCCTTTGACCTATCTCActatttatttccctctgctGAGTATATTCAGAGTGCACTTGACACAGCTGGTG CTCGGGTTTTTGTCCACTGTGCAGTTGGAGTGAGCAGGTCGGCCTCCCTCGTCCTGGCCTACCTTATGATCCACCAGAATTACACCCTGCTAGAGGCCATCAATAAGGTCAAAGAGCACAGATGGATTTTTCCAAACACAGGATTCCTCAAACAGCTTCGTGCTTTGGATATGAAAACACGCAAATCATCATGA
- the LOC117464519 gene encoding dual specificity protein phosphatase 13B-like isoform X2: MLLLPRDIGKQRFQPRYAAKDKRKLLAHHITHVLNAADGKFNVNTGHSFYSDTNITYHGVVAFDMPYFDLSPFFYPAANFIKNALSSPTGQVFVHCAMGLSRSSTLVLAYLIIHENMTLVDAIRAVSANRHISPNNGFLEQLRELDKKLHYQGPARSSSAYGRT; encoded by the exons ATGTTGCTCTTGCCGAGAGACATTGGAAAGCAACGTTTCCAGCCAAG GTATGCAGCCAAAGACAAGAGGAAACTCCTGGCTCACCACATCACCCATGTTCTTAATGCTGCTGATGGGAAGTTTAATGTGAACACGGGCCACAGCTTCTACAGTGACACCAACATCACTTATCACGGAGTGGTCGCTTTTGACATGCCATACTTTGACTTGAGTCCCTTTTTCTACCCAGCGGCCAATTTCATCAAGAACGCTTTGAGCTCGCCTACAG GTCAAGTGTTTGTCCACTGTGCGATGGGTCTGAGCCGCTCGTCCACCTTGGTCCTGGCATACCTGATTATCCACGAGAACATGACGTTGGTGGACGCcatcagagctgtcagcgccAACAGGCACATCTCACCGAACAATGGTTTTCTGGAGCAGCTTCGAGAGCTGGACAAAAAGCTGCACTACCAGGGACCAGCGAGGAGCTCCAGTGCCTACGGGCGGACTTGA
- the LOC117464519 gene encoding dual specificity protein phosphatase 13B-like isoform X1 — translation MPRGFSCPEGADDRYETPPVTELQRLMWTKKGTSSHLDKVQPRIYIGDMYAAKDKRKLLAHHITHVLNAADGKFNVNTGHSFYSDTNITYHGVVAFDMPYFDLSPFFYPAANFIKNALSSPTGQVFVHCAMGLSRSSTLVLAYLIIHENMTLVDAIRAVSANRHISPNNGFLEQLRELDKKLHYQGPARSSSAYGRT, via the exons ATGCCCAGAGGCTTCAGCTGCCCTGAGGGGGCAGACGACAGGTATGAGACCCCCCCGGTAACAGAGCTCCAGAGACTGATGTGGACAAAGAAAGGGACCAGCAGCCATCTGGATAAAGTTCAGCCCAGGATATATATTGGAGACAT GTATGCAGCCAAAGACAAGAGGAAACTCCTGGCTCACCACATCACCCATGTTCTTAATGCTGCTGATGGGAAGTTTAATGTGAACACGGGCCACAGCTTCTACAGTGACACCAACATCACTTATCACGGAGTGGTCGCTTTTGACATGCCATACTTTGACTTGAGTCCCTTTTTCTACCCAGCGGCCAATTTCATCAAGAACGCTTTGAGCTCGCCTACAG GTCAAGTGTTTGTCCACTGTGCGATGGGTCTGAGCCGCTCGTCCACCTTGGTCCTGGCATACCTGATTATCCACGAGAACATGACGTTGGTGGACGCcatcagagctgtcagcgccAACAGGCACATCTCACCGAACAATGGTTTTCTGGAGCAGCTTCGAGAGCTGGACAAAAAGCTGCACTACCAGGGACCAGCGAGGAGCTCCAGTGCCTACGGGCGGACTTGA
- the LOC117464520 gene encoding dual specificity phosphatase 29-like: MSPEEESEYQTPPTCDLLCLLLKNRRPTGAVNEVWPNLYIGDAATAQHKTRLVDLGITHVVNAADGPQHIDTGPCFYKDTNIQYHGVEATDCKDFDLSPFFTETADFIHGALSQRGKVLVHCARGISRSATLALAYLLIRERLSLVEAVEAVRRHRNILPNVGFLNQLRHLDSSLALQRKTTKCQAIEK; encoded by the exons ATGAGCCCAGAGGAGGAGTCGGAGTATCAGACACCGCCCACCTGCGATCTGCTCTGCCTTCTGCTGAAGAACAGACGCCCCACCGGAGCTGTCAACGAGGTTTGGCCCAACCTCTACATCGGAGACGC GGCTACAGCGCAGCATAAAACCCGGTTAGTGGATCTGGGAATTACACACGTGGTGAATGCTGCAGATGGCCCCCAGCACATTGACACGGGGCCATGTTTCTACAAAGACACCAACATACAGTATCATGGAGTGGAAGCAACAGACTGTAAAGATTTTGACTTGAGCCCATTCTTCACAGAGACGGCTGATTTCATTCATGGAGCTCTGAGTCAGAGAG GTAAGGTGCTCGTCCACTGTGCTCGAGGAATCAGCCGCTCTGCGACCTTAGCGCTGGCCTACCTCCTGATCAGAGAGAGACTCAGCCTGGTGGAGGCTGTGGAGGCTGTTCGGAGGCACAGGAACATCCTGCCTAATGTCGGATTTCTGAATCAGCTCCGTCACTTGGACTCTTCCTTGGCTCTGCAGAGGAAAACAACAAAATGTCAAGCAATTGAGAAATAA
- the LOC117464518 gene encoding dual specificity phosphatase 29-like isoform X1: MMKTTSPSFNLWESHSEKMASHKSKTGIKINATKAAQESSPVDEYVTPGGYELEKILNRGSVAYTHVNEVWPNVYIGDEQTAKDKCNLKRLGITHILNAAEGTWNNVDTGAGYYGDMDMVYYGVVAEDVTTFNLSQYFFSAARFIEETLSNPQNKLLVHCVMGRSRSATLFLAYLMICENMTVVEAVEHAKSRRRIIPNWGFLKQLRELDVQLLEKQEEQKHGASSASGRGSSHFIPI, from the exons ATGATGAAAACAACATCTCCGAGCTTCAATCTCTGG GAAAGCCACAGTGAGAAAATGGCTTCTCACAAGTCAAAGACTGGCATCAAGATAAATGCTACAAAGGCAGCGCAGGAATCCAGTCCAGTGGATGAATATGTCACACCTGGGGGCTATGAGCTGGAGAAAATCCTAAACCGTGGGAGTGTTGCTTACACTCATGTCAACGAGGTCTGGCCTAATGTCTACATCGGGGACGA GCAGACTGCAAAGGACAAGTGTAATTTGAAGAGGTTGGGGATTACGCACATCTTGAACGCAGCAGAGGGGACGTGGAACAATGTGGACACTGGAGCTGGTTACTATGGTGACATGGACATGGTGTACTATGGCGTGGTAGCAGAAGACGTCACAACCTTTAACCTCAGCCAGTATTTCTTCTCTGCAGCTCGGTTCATAGAAGAGACATTGAGCAATCCTCAGA ATAAGCTGCTGGTGCACTGTGTGATGGGAAGGAGTCGCTCCGCCACCCTTTTCCTCGCCTACCTCATGATCTGTGAGAACATGACGGTGGTGGAGGCCGTCGAGCACGCGAAGAGCCGCAGGAGAATCATCCCCAACTGGGGCTTCCTGAAACAGCTGAGGGAGCTGGACGTGCAGCTCCTGGAGAAACAGGAAGAGCAGAAACATGGGGCGAGTTCAGCCTCAGGTCGAGGCTCAAGTCATTTTATTCCAATTTAG
- the LOC117464518 gene encoding dual specificity phosphatase 29-like isoform X2: MASHKSKTGIKINATKAAQESSPVDEYVTPGGYELEKILNRGSVAYTHVNEVWPNVYIGDEQTAKDKCNLKRLGITHILNAAEGTWNNVDTGAGYYGDMDMVYYGVVAEDVTTFNLSQYFFSAARFIEETLSNPQNKLLVHCVMGRSRSATLFLAYLMICENMTVVEAVEHAKSRRRIIPNWGFLKQLRELDVQLLEKQEEQKHGASSASGRGSSHFIPI; the protein is encoded by the exons ATGGCTTCTCACAAGTCAAAGACTGGCATCAAGATAAATGCTACAAAGGCAGCGCAGGAATCCAGTCCAGTGGATGAATATGTCACACCTGGGGGCTATGAGCTGGAGAAAATCCTAAACCGTGGGAGTGTTGCTTACACTCATGTCAACGAGGTCTGGCCTAATGTCTACATCGGGGACGA GCAGACTGCAAAGGACAAGTGTAATTTGAAGAGGTTGGGGATTACGCACATCTTGAACGCAGCAGAGGGGACGTGGAACAATGTGGACACTGGAGCTGGTTACTATGGTGACATGGACATGGTGTACTATGGCGTGGTAGCAGAAGACGTCACAACCTTTAACCTCAGCCAGTATTTCTTCTCTGCAGCTCGGTTCATAGAAGAGACATTGAGCAATCCTCAGA ATAAGCTGCTGGTGCACTGTGTGATGGGAAGGAGTCGCTCCGCCACCCTTTTCCTCGCCTACCTCATGATCTGTGAGAACATGACGGTGGTGGAGGCCGTCGAGCACGCGAAGAGCCGCAGGAGAATCATCCCCAACTGGGGCTTCCTGAAACAGCTGAGGGAGCTGGACGTGCAGCTCCTGGAGAAACAGGAAGAGCAGAAACATGGGGCGAGTTCAGCCTCAGGTCGAGGCTCAAGTCATTTTATTCCAATTTAG